One genomic region from Cyanobium usitatum str. Tous encodes:
- a CDS encoding cupin domain-containing protein, whose product MTQAPIQLISTTGSAQWQAKTELFDYRQAANPVRAGLTEPIPLRQWDPALHQSGATAVLPLDLSSELGCRAPATSPGLAANFLRIEAGEGLKAAANATSLLFYVLQGSGSLKRAGTPQLGWSAGDLFVLPAGEPPLLTAEATSVLYWVHDGPLLSHLGVEASTARFEPTHYPAALLQRELDLLLADPSAARSNRLSLLLANSDLPQSRTVTHTLWAMLGVVPAGAIQPPHRHQSVALDLIIDCDPGCYSLVGTELDASGAIANPRRIDWQPGGAFITPPGYWHAHVNSSERMSRLLPIQDAGLHTYLRSLDIRFSGGLQSNS is encoded by the coding sequence ATGACCCAGGCCCCAATCCAGTTGATCTCCACTACCGGCTCCGCCCAGTGGCAAGCCAAGACCGAGTTGTTCGACTACCGCCAGGCTGCCAATCCGGTGCGAGCTGGGCTAACCGAACCCATACCCCTGCGCCAATGGGACCCAGCCCTGCACCAGTCAGGTGCCACGGCGGTGCTGCCCCTCGATCTCAGCAGCGAGCTCGGCTGTAGGGCCCCGGCCACCAGCCCTGGCCTGGCGGCCAACTTTTTGCGCATCGAAGCTGGTGAGGGCCTCAAGGCAGCGGCGAACGCCACCAGCTTGCTGTTTTATGTATTGCAAGGATCGGGCAGCCTCAAGCGTGCTGGCACGCCGCAGCTTGGCTGGAGCGCTGGAGATCTATTTGTATTGCCAGCTGGCGAGCCCCCCCTGCTAACTGCAGAGGCCACCAGCGTTCTCTACTGGGTGCACGACGGCCCCCTGCTCAGCCACCTCGGCGTCGAGGCCAGCACCGCCCGCTTCGAGCCAACCCACTACCCCGCGGCCCTGCTGCAGCGCGAACTAGACCTGCTTCTCGCCGATCCCAGCGCCGCTCGCAGCAACCGGCTGAGCCTGCTGCTGGCTAACAGCGATCTGCCCCAAAGCCGCACCGTGACCCACACCCTTTGGGCCATGCTCGGGGTGGTGCCTGCTGGCGCCATCCAGCCACCACACCGGCACCAGTCGGTGGCCCTTGATCTAATCATCGATTGCGATCCGGGCTGCTACTCCCTGGTGGGCACGGAGCTCGACGCCAGCGGTGCCATCGCCAACCCCCGCCGCATCGACTGGCAGCCCGGAGGGGCCTTCATCACACCGCCTGGCTACTGGCACGCCCATGTCAACAGCAGCGAGCGGATGTCCCGGTTGCTGCCGATTCAAGATGCGGGCCTACACACCTACTTGCGCAGCCTCGACATCCGCTTTTCCGGTGGACTGCAGAGCAACAGCTGA
- a CDS encoding MoaD/ThiS family protein, whose amino-acid sequence MAVQVLIPTPLQKFTNEEASVDLDASNVDGLIEALEGRYPGIKGRLCDEGGKLRRFLNVYVNSEDIRFLDNQTTSLSDGDEVSIVPAVAGG is encoded by the coding sequence ATGGCAGTTCAGGTTCTTATCCCCACTCCCCTGCAGAAGTTCACCAATGAGGAGGCCAGCGTGGATCTCGATGCCTCCAATGTGGATGGCCTGATCGAGGCCCTCGAGGGCCGCTATCCGGGGATCAAGGGTCGGTTGTGCGATGAAGGCGGCAAATTGCGGCGCTTCCTCAACGTCTACGTAAACAGTGAGGACATCCGCTTCCTCGACAACCAGACCACCAGCCTCAGCGACGGCGATGAGGTTTCGATTGTTCCCGCCGTGGCCGGTGGCTGA
- the thrC gene encoding threonine synthase — translation MTATLSRSTFTGLRCKECGHPYEASARHVCEDVCFGPLEVVYDYEAIKNRVSRATIEAGPASIWRYREFLPIEGDPIDVGTGFTPLLKAGNLAKRLGLKSLYIKNDGVNMPTLSFKDRVVSVALTRARELGFTTVSCASTGNLANSTAAIAAHAGLDCCVFIPSDLELGKVLGTLIYNPTLMAVHGNYDQVNRLCSEVANTFGWGFVNINLRPYYSEGSKTLGYEVIEQLGWQLPDHIVAPLASGSLFTKIRKGFDEFIKVGLVEEKHVRFSGAQAEGCSPIAQAFAAGRDFITPVKPNTIAKSIAIGNPADGPYAIDIANKTNGTIAAVSDPEIIEGIKLLAETEGVFTETAGGTTIAVLKKLVEQGKINPDETTVAYITGNGLKTTEAIASSIGEPYLIEAQLDSFKAAWAKAQAAQQR, via the coding sequence GTGACTGCCACCCTCTCCCGCTCCACCTTCACCGGATTGCGCTGCAAGGAATGCGGCCATCCCTACGAAGCGAGCGCTCGCCACGTCTGCGAAGACGTCTGCTTCGGACCGCTCGAAGTTGTCTACGACTACGAGGCGATCAAAAATCGGGTGAGCCGGGCCACGATTGAGGCGGGCCCCGCCTCCATCTGGCGCTACCGCGAATTCCTGCCGATTGAAGGCGATCCCATCGATGTAGGCACGGGCTTTACGCCGCTGCTCAAGGCCGGCAACCTGGCCAAGCGGCTCGGCCTCAAGAGCCTCTACATCAAGAACGACGGCGTCAACATGCCGACGCTTTCGTTTAAGGACCGGGTGGTGAGTGTGGCCCTCACCCGCGCCCGAGAGCTGGGCTTCACCACGGTGAGTTGCGCCTCCACCGGCAACCTGGCCAACTCCACCGCCGCCATCGCCGCCCACGCCGGCCTCGACTGCTGCGTGTTCATCCCCAGCGATCTGGAATTGGGCAAGGTGCTGGGCACCTTGATCTACAACCCCACCTTGATGGCGGTGCATGGCAATTACGACCAGGTCAATCGCCTCTGCTCCGAGGTGGCCAACACCTTCGGCTGGGGCTTCGTCAACATCAACCTGCGCCCCTATTACTCCGAGGGCTCAAAAACCCTTGGCTATGAGGTGATCGAGCAGCTGGGCTGGCAACTGCCAGACCACATCGTGGCGCCCCTAGCCTCCGGCTCCCTATTCACCAAGATTCGCAAGGGTTTTGACGAGTTCATCAAGGTGGGGCTGGTTGAGGAGAAGCACGTGCGCTTCAGCGGCGCCCAGGCCGAGGGCTGCTCACCAATCGCCCAGGCCTTCGCGGCAGGCCGGGACTTCATTACTCCGGTGAAGCCCAACACGATCGCCAAGTCGATTGCCATCGGCAACCCGGCAGATGGTCCCTACGCAATCGACATCGCCAACAAGACCAACGGCACCATCGCCGCCGTCAGCGACCCCGAGATCATCGAGGGCATCAAGCTGCTGGCTGAAACCGAGGGCGTTTTCACCGAAACCGCAGGCGGTACCACCATCGCCGTGCTGAAGAAGCTGGTGGAGCAGGGCAAGATCAATCCTGACGAAACCACCGTGGCTTACATCACCGGCAACGGTCTGAAGACGACAGAGGCGATCGCCTCCTCCATCGGCGAGCCCTACCTGATTGAGGCCCAGCTCGACAGCTTCAAAGCGGCCTGGGCAAAAGCGCAAGCCGCCCAGCAGCGCTGA
- a CDS encoding UPF0182 family protein — protein MPRRPLSASLRAAVSVTLGLALLLGLGVLLARLWVEWSWFEQFAKGPVLLRRWLLQVGLMGLGLGLGLGLQGWLSRFWRSGSADSGERRFGLAPAGYAAALGLLALAQLVPLALLMRLAQRLVLTPFDPRRLHGLTLLSGLPFSLLLLLAGLLAALLAWPRRAPRLVAALASLATATVLGRAWGVWSLALLAPDSGVREPMLWADISFGLVRFPALALGLTLLLALGTCHLAAGLWGLLARPPQLSDGRFHGFTPAQLVQLRWPLGSLALLVAGSFWLGRHQLLLSTAGSVPGAGWLDVHLVLPLRTLAALVALLTAVALLLPLPRRGIRGPLLGAVSLALLLVPLLEVALTPVLQLLLVKPRELQLETTYLARSIRATRAAFQLDDISTRFVKPRRRLTRADVQASQATLRNIRLWDSQPLLSTNRQLQQLRVYYRFSTAAVDRYNLAANQGLGRQLVIITARELDQASLPPAARTWLNTHLVFTHGYGFTVSPVNTSSPDGLPDYFISDLGASTRVQGNAQLGITTAQVRAGIPIGKPSLYFGALVSPYALAPTKVQEFDYPQGDENLYTHYGGSAGVPIGSAWGRLAAATYLREPKLLMQGAITPQTRLLLRREVRQRLSSLAPFVRFEGDPYLVSVQLDKPGPFARDQHQFWIVEGFTTSRSYPYSAAVPGDADIRYLRNSVKAVVDAYNGKAVLYVAEPEDPIIAGWQRLFPDLFQPLAAMPKPLQAHIRYPQRQFELQTSQLLRYHVTDPRIFYSGDDVWQVPKELYGRSQIPVKPYHISAQLTPELPPEFLLLQPLTPLARPNLAAWLAARSDAPNYGELVLLRFPTQTPIFGPEQVQALINQNPRISQQFGLWDRAGSEVIQGNLLVVPVGEALLYVEPVYLKARNGGLPTLTRVVVSDGTRVAMETSLEKAIEALLIPRRPLATITESVDTNSDLTPP, from the coding sequence ATGCCAAGGCGCCCCTTGTCTGCCTCCCTGCGTGCGGCGGTCAGCGTGACCCTGGGCCTGGCTCTTCTGTTGGGACTCGGCGTGCTGCTAGCCCGCCTCTGGGTGGAGTGGAGCTGGTTTGAGCAATTTGCCAAAGGCCCGGTACTGCTGCGCCGCTGGCTGCTGCAGGTTGGCCTGATGGGCCTGGGGTTGGGTCTGGGTCTGGGACTGCAGGGCTGGCTGAGCCGGTTTTGGCGTTCAGGCTCGGCCGACTCCGGCGAGCGACGCTTTGGCCTGGCCCCAGCTGGCTATGCCGCCGCCCTGGGGCTGCTCGCCCTGGCCCAGCTGGTGCCTCTGGCCCTGCTAATGCGCCTGGCCCAGCGCCTGGTGCTGACCCCCTTCGATCCCCGGCGGCTGCATGGCTTAACCCTGCTCAGTGGCCTGCCGTTTTCCCTGCTGTTGCTGCTGGCCGGGCTGCTGGCGGCCCTGCTGGCCTGGCCGCGGCGGGCACCCCGGCTGGTGGCGGCGCTGGCTTCTTTGGCTACGGCCACGGTGCTGGGCCGGGCTTGGGGGGTGTGGTCGCTGGCCTTGCTGGCTCCTGACAGTGGCGTGCGGGAGCCGATGCTCTGGGCCGATATCAGCTTCGGCCTGGTGCGTTTCCCCGCCCTGGCCCTGGGGCTAACCCTGCTGCTTGCCCTTGGTACCTGCCACCTGGCCGCGGGGCTCTGGGGCCTGCTGGCCCGCCCCCCTCAGCTAAGCGATGGCCGTTTCCACGGTTTTACCCCAGCCCAGTTGGTGCAGTTGCGCTGGCCGCTCGGCTCGCTGGCCCTGCTGGTAGCCGGCAGTTTTTGGCTTGGCCGTCACCAGCTGCTGCTCAGCACCGCCGGCAGCGTGCCAGGTGCCGGCTGGCTCGACGTCCATCTGGTGTTGCCCCTGCGCACTCTGGCTGCATTGGTGGCCTTACTCACGGCTGTCGCCCTGCTGCTGCCCCTGCCGCGCCGGGGCATTCGGGGACCCCTGCTTGGGGCTGTCTCGTTGGCGCTGCTGCTGGTGCCCTTGCTTGAGGTCGCGCTCACCCCGGTGCTGCAGCTGCTGCTGGTTAAACCGCGGGAGCTGCAGCTGGAAACCACCTATCTGGCGCGCTCAATTCGGGCTACCCGGGCCGCCTTCCAACTTGATGACATCAGCACTCGTTTCGTTAAGCCAAGGCGGCGCCTTACCCGCGCTGATGTGCAGGCAAGCCAGGCCACCCTGCGCAACATTCGCCTTTGGGATAGTCAGCCCCTGCTCTCCACCAACCGCCAGCTGCAGCAGCTGCGGGTCTATTACCGCTTCTCAACTGCTGCGGTGGACCGCTACAACCTGGCGGCAAACCAGGGGTTGGGCCGCCAGCTGGTGATCATCACGGCGCGGGAGCTAGATCAGGCCTCCCTGCCTCCGGCAGCGCGCACCTGGCTCAACACCCATTTGGTGTTTACCCATGGCTACGGCTTCACGGTTTCGCCCGTAAACACCAGCAGCCCCGACGGCCTGCCCGATTACTTCATTAGCGACCTAGGCGCATCAACCAGGGTGCAGGGCAATGCCCAGCTGGGCATCACCACCGCCCAGGTGCGTGCCGGCATCCCCATCGGCAAGCCCAGCCTCTATTTCGGGGCCCTGGTGTCGCCCTATGCCCTCGCACCCACCAAGGTGCAGGAGTTTGACTACCCCCAGGGTGACGAAAATCTTTACACCCACTACGGCGGCTCAGCTGGTGTGCCGATCGGCTCTGCTTGGGGCCGGCTGGCCGCGGCCACATATCTGCGAGAGCCGAAGTTGCTGATGCAGGGGGCGATTACCCCCCAGACGCGCCTGCTACTGCGCCGGGAGGTTCGCCAGCGCCTGAGCAGCCTTGCCCCGTTTGTGCGCTTCGAAGGCGATCCCTATTTGGTGTCGGTGCAACTCGATAAGCCGGGTCCCTTTGCCCGCGATCAGCACCAGTTTTGGATTGTGGAGGGCTTCACCACCAGCCGCAGCTATCCATACAGCGCTGCCGTGCCTGGCGACGCCGATATCCGCTATCTACGCAATTCGGTGAAGGCGGTAGTAGATGCTTACAACGGCAAGGCCGTGCTCTACGTGGCCGAACCGGAAGATCCCATCATTGCCGGCTGGCAGCGCTTGTTTCCGGATCTTTTTCAGCCGCTAGCGGCGATGCCTAAGCCGCTGCAGGCCCATATTCGCTATCCCCAGCGCCAGTTCGAGCTGCAGACCTCCCAGCTACTGCGCTATCACGTCACCGATCCGCGCATTTTCTACAGCGGTGATGACGTTTGGCAGGTGCCCAAGGAGCTCTACGGGCGCAGTCAGATTCCGGTGAAGCCGTATCACATCAGCGCCCAGCTCACCCCAGAGTTGCCGCCTGAATTCCTGCTGCTGCAGCCGCTCACCCCCTTGGCCCGCCCCAACCTGGCCGCCTGGTTGGCTGCCCGCAGCGATGCCCCCAACTACGGCGAATTGGTGTTGCTGCGCTTCCCAACCCAGACGCCAATCTTCGGTCCGGAGCAGGTTCAGGCCCTGATTAACCAGAACCCGCGCATCAGCCAGCAGTTTGGTCTCTGGGATCGGGCCGGATCGGAGGTGATTCAGGGCAATCTGCTGGTGGTACCAGTGGGCGAGGCGCTGCTTTATGTGGAGCCCGTTTATCTCAAGGCCCGCAACGGTGGGTTACCTACCCTCACCCGCGTGGTGGTAAGCGATGGCACCAGGGTGGCGATGGAAACCAGCTTGGAGAAGGCCATCGAAGCCCTGCTGATTCCGCGCCGCCCCCTAGCCACCATCACCGAATCCGTCGACACTAATTCGGATCTCACCCCCCCCTGA
- a CDS encoding CsgG/HfaB family protein, with the protein MAQDLSSALANELAATGELKVVERRQLDKVLSEQELAELGLVRKASPTAAAKGQMTGARYIVLGTLTSYDSATDVESKGSGMGFLGFGGAKQNTVTKDYVAIDIRVVDSTTGEIVGSRTVEGRATNTIEQKSSGGSLLPAAVILGATVPMSSGGYAATSYCSCWYI; encoded by the coding sequence GTGGCCCAGGATCTTTCCAGTGCCCTGGCTAATGAGCTGGCAGCAACGGGAGAGCTAAAGGTTGTGGAACGTCGCCAACTTGACAAAGTTCTGTCGGAGCAAGAACTGGCCGAGCTCGGTCTTGTGCGCAAGGCAAGCCCCACGGCAGCCGCGAAGGGCCAGATGACTGGAGCTCGTTATATCGTGCTGGGCACTTTGACTTCCTACGATTCAGCAACTGATGTTGAAAGTAAGGGAAGTGGCATGGGCTTTCTTGGTTTCGGTGGTGCGAAGCAAAACACTGTGACCAAAGATTACGTTGCTATCGACATCCGGGTAGTGGATAGTACCACCGGCGAGATCGTTGGCTCACGCACGGTCGAGGGTCGGGCGACAAACACCATCGAGCAGAAGTCCAGCGGAGGCAGCCTGTTGCCGGCAGCAGTTATTCTTGGCGCCACGGTGCCGATGAGCTCCGGCGGTTATGCAGCTACTAGCTACTGCAGCTGCTGGTACATTTAA
- the fba gene encoding class II fructose-bisphosphate aldolase (catalyzes the reversible aldol condensation of dihydroxyacetonephosphate and glyceraldehyde 3-phosphate in the Calvin cycle, glycolysis, and/or gluconeogenesis), whose amino-acid sequence MALVPLRLLLDHAAENGYGIPAFNVNNLEQVQSIMEAASETDSPVILQASRGARQYAGENFLRHLILAAVETYPDIPVVMHQDHGNSPATCFGAAANGFTSVMMDGSLMADAKSPASYEYNVAVTKEVVDVAHAIGVSVEGELGCLGSLETGMGEAEDGHGFEGKLDHSQLLTDPAEAADFVAKTKVDALAIAIGTSHGAYKFTRKPTGEVLAISRIAEIHKAIPNTHLVMHGSSSVPQEWLDMINKFGGAIPETYGVPVEEIQEGIRNGVRKVNIDTDNRLAFTAAVREAAFKDPANFDPRHFNKPARQYMKQVCLDRYQQFWCAGNASKIKQRDINYYAGLYAKGALDPKAAVAA is encoded by the coding sequence ATGGCGCTCGTTCCCCTTCGGCTGCTGCTCGACCATGCCGCTGAGAACGGCTATGGCATCCCTGCCTTCAACGTAAACAACCTGGAGCAGGTGCAGTCGATCATGGAGGCGGCCAGTGAGACCGACTCTCCGGTGATTCTGCAGGCCTCCCGCGGTGCCCGCCAGTACGCCGGTGAAAATTTCCTGCGCCACCTGATCCTGGCCGCAGTCGAAACCTATCCCGACATCCCGGTGGTGATGCACCAGGACCACGGCAACAGCCCTGCCACCTGTTTTGGTGCTGCCGCCAACGGTTTCACCTCGGTGATGATGGATGGCTCGCTGATGGCTGACGCCAAGAGCCCCGCCAGCTACGAGTACAACGTGGCTGTCACCAAAGAGGTGGTGGACGTGGCCCACGCCATCGGCGTGAGCGTGGAAGGCGAACTGGGCTGCCTGGGTTCCCTCGAAACCGGCATGGGTGAGGCCGAAGACGGCCACGGCTTTGAGGGCAAGCTCGACCACAGCCAGCTGCTCACCGATCCCGCCGAAGCAGCCGATTTCGTCGCCAAAACCAAAGTGGATGCCCTGGCGATCGCCATCGGCACCAGCCACGGCGCCTACAAGTTCACCCGCAAGCCCACCGGTGAAGTGCTGGCCATCAGCCGCATCGCTGAGATCCACAAAGCCATCCCCAACACCCACCTGGTGATGCACGGCTCCTCCTCGGTTCCCCAGGAGTGGCTGGACATGATCAACAAGTTTGGCGGCGCCATCCCCGAGACCTACGGCGTGCCCGTGGAAGAAATCCAGGAGGGCATCCGCAACGGCGTGCGCAAGGTGAACATCGACACCGATAACCGCCTGGCCTTTACCGCCGCTGTTCGGGAAGCGGCCTTCAAGGATCCCGCCAACTTCGATCCCCGCCACTTCAACAAGCCTGCCCGCCAGTACATGAAGCAGGTGTGCCTGGATCGCTATCAGCAGTTCTGGTGTGCCGGCAACGCCAGCAAGATCAAACAGCGCGACATCAACTACTACGCCGGCCTCTACGCCAAGGGCGCCCTCGACCCCAAGGCAGCTGTCGCAGCCTGA
- a CDS encoding Gfo/Idh/MocA family protein produces the protein MSAPPLKVAIAGLGFGEAVHLPALRACPGTEPVALWHPRPERLEAACRSAELPGHSDFDGLLANPAVEAIVIATPPGPRFDLARRALEAGKHLLLEKPVALNAERIESLQRLALQRGLTVAVDFEYRAVPLFQQLADLLASGVLGELVLVKYDWLMGSRADASRPWSWYSQAAEGGGVLGALGTHAFDTLHWLVGPSRSLKSQLSTAITQRPLADGSGRLAKVDAEDIALVQLELETPLGQTVPAQLNLASVARRGRGCWLELYGRDGTAVLGSDNQADYVHGFGLWHSQAGEPLRPVEADERLSFARTWADGRIAPVQRIHSWWSEAVREGRPMLPGLGEAVLSQRCCDWARLGAGQGTPRGIT, from the coding sequence ATGAGCGCTCCCCCGCTGAAGGTGGCCATTGCTGGCCTGGGCTTTGGCGAGGCCGTGCACCTACCCGCATTGCGCGCCTGCCCCGGCACCGAGCCGGTGGCCCTCTGGCACCCGCGCCCCGAGCGCCTGGAAGCCGCCTGCCGCAGCGCCGAACTGCCTGGCCACAGCGACTTCGATGGGCTGCTGGCCAATCCGGCCGTCGAGGCGATTGTGATCGCCACCCCGCCGGGGCCCCGTTTTGATCTAGCCAGGCGCGCCCTGGAAGCGGGCAAACACCTGCTGCTGGAGAAGCCCGTGGCCCTCAATGCCGAGCGGATTGAGAGCCTGCAACGGCTGGCCCTGCAGCGGGGGCTAACCGTGGCCGTCGACTTTGAATACCGGGCCGTTCCCCTGTTCCAGCAGCTCGCCGACCTGCTGGCCAGCGGCGTCCTCGGCGAATTGGTGCTGGTGAAATACGACTGGCTGATGGGCAGCCGGGCCGACGCCTCGCGCCCCTGGAGCTGGTATTCCCAGGCAGCCGAAGGTGGCGGGGTGCTGGGAGCGCTGGGCACCCATGCCTTTGACACGCTGCACTGGCTGGTGGGTCCAAGCCGCTCCCTTAAGTCCCAATTGAGCACGGCCATTACCCAGCGGCCCCTGGCCGATGGCAGTGGTCGCCTGGCCAAGGTGGATGCCGAAGACATCGCCTTGGTGCAGCTAGAGCTGGAAACACCGCTGGGGCAGACGGTGCCGGCCCAGCTCAACCTGGCCTCCGTGGCCCGCAGGGGCCGGGGCTGCTGGCTGGAGCTGTACGGCCGCGACGGCACCGCCGTGCTCGGCTCCGACAACCAGGCCGACTACGTGCATGGCTTTGGGCTGTGGCACTCCCAGGCGGGGGAGCCCTTGCGGCCGGTGGAGGCTGATGAGCGCTTGAGCTTTGCTCGCACCTGGGCCGATGGCCGGATTGCGCCGGTGCAGCGCATCCACAGCTGGTGGAGTGAGGCGGTGCGCGAGGGCCGGCCGATGCTGCCTGGCTTGGGGGAGGCAGTGCTGAGTCAGCGCTGCTGCGACTGGGCCCGTCTGGGAGCAGGCCAGGGCACCCCAAGGGGCATCACCTAG
- the accD gene encoding acetyl-CoA carboxylase, carboxyltransferase subunit beta gives MSLFDWFADRQKNAPTVRVTQELEEGDGLWSKCPECSLVVYRKDLVANASVCKGCGHHNRIDSPERIALIADPGSFEPMDTGLSPTDPLAFKDRRSYADRIRDSQQSTGLLDAVVTGICRTSGLPLALGVMDFRFMGGSMGSVVGEKLTRLIETATARRIPVLIVCASGGARMQEGMLSLMQMAKISGALERHRQAELLYLPLLTYPTTGGVTASFAMLGDLILAEPKALIGFAGRRVIEQTLREKLPEGFQTAEYLRDHGFVDAIVDRTEFKATLASLLTMHGCRETVPA, from the coding sequence ATGTCGCTGTTCGACTGGTTTGCGGATCGCCAGAAAAATGCCCCAACCGTGCGGGTCACCCAGGAGCTGGAGGAGGGCGATGGTCTCTGGAGCAAGTGCCCGGAATGCAGTTTGGTGGTTTATCGCAAAGACCTGGTGGCTAACGCCAGCGTTTGCAAGGGATGTGGCCACCACAACCGCATCGACAGCCCCGAGCGCATCGCCCTGATCGCCGACCCGGGCAGCTTCGAGCCCATGGATACCGGCCTCTCACCCACCGACCCCCTCGCCTTCAAGGACCGCCGCAGCTACGCCGATCGCATCCGCGACAGCCAGCAGAGCACGGGCCTACTCGACGCCGTGGTTACCGGTATCTGCCGCACCAGTGGCCTACCCCTGGCCCTAGGGGTGATGGATTTCCGCTTCATGGGCGGCTCGATGGGTTCGGTGGTGGGCGAGAAGCTCACCCGCCTGATCGAAACCGCCACAGCCCGGCGCATACCGGTGCTGATTGTCTGCGCCTCCGGTGGTGCCCGCATGCAGGAGGGGATGCTGAGCTTGATGCAAATGGCCAAGATCTCCGGCGCCCTGGAGCGGCACCGCCAGGCAGAGCTGCTCTACCTGCCCCTGCTCACCTACCCCACCACAGGGGGTGTAACCGCCAGCTTCGCCATGTTGGGCGACTTAATCCTGGCCGAGCCCAAGGCCCTGATCGGCTTCGCCGGCCGCCGGGTGATCGAGCAGACCCTGCGCGAAAAGCTGCCCGAGGGCTTCCAAACCGCCGAATACCTGCGCGACCACGGCTTCGTTGACGCGATCGTGGATCGCACTGAATTCAAGGCAACCCTGGCCAGCCTGCTGACCATGCACGGCTGCCGTGAAACGGTGCCGGCATGA
- a CDS encoding prepilin peptidase has product MSALAPLLASSPAVPFVVALLGACVGSFLNVVAWRLPREESVVLPPSHCPRCGSRLRWFENVPLLGWLLLRGRCGHCGAPVSCRYPLVELLSAGLWVAALLAQPSAMGPNPQPWLLVAAGWLLLSWLLPLVLIDIDRLWLPEPLCRVGLLLGLAVTAVIGFQQGSETGRELLFHHLVAAGVGLVGFETVSALAHKAIGRPALGLGDAKLAALLGAWLGLTGLGITVILAVFAGAVLGSIGRLSGLLGKHQPFPFGPFLAAGGAAVWLLGNDLWLAVLGLVW; this is encoded by the coding sequence TTGAGCGCCCTTGCTCCGCTGCTTGCCAGCTCCCCAGCCGTGCCCTTTGTGGTGGCGCTACTTGGGGCCTGCGTGGGCAGCTTTCTCAATGTGGTGGCCTGGCGCCTGCCGAGGGAGGAATCGGTCGTGCTGCCACCCAGCCACTGCCCCCGTTGCGGCAGCCGGCTGCGCTGGTTTGAAAATGTGCCCCTGCTGGGCTGGTTGCTGTTGCGGGGCCGCTGTGGCCACTGCGGTGCTCCGGTCTCCTGCCGCTACCCCCTGGTGGAGCTGCTTAGCGCCGGGCTCTGGGTAGCGGCCCTACTGGCCCAACCGAGCGCCATGGGCCCGAATCCCCAGCCCTGGCTGCTGGTAGCCGCAGGCTGGCTGCTGTTGAGCTGGCTGCTGCCGCTGGTGTTGATCGATATCGATCGCCTCTGGTTGCCCGAACCCCTGTGCCGAGTTGGCCTCTTATTAGGCCTAGCGGTGACCGCAGTGATCGGCTTCCAGCAGGGCTCCGAAACGGGCCGAGAGCTGCTGTTTCACCATCTAGTGGCCGCCGGGGTTGGCCTGGTTGGCTTTGAAACGGTCAGTGCCCTGGCCCACAAGGCAATCGGACGGCCAGCCCTAGGCCTTGGAGACGCCAAACTGGCTGCCCTGCTGGGGGCTTGGCTTGGTCTCACCGGGCTTGGCATCACCGTGATCCTGGCGGTTTTTGCCGGTGCGGTGCTGGGCAGCATCGGCCGGCTCAGCGGCCTGCTGGGCAAGCACCAGCCCTTTCCCTTTGGCCCCTTTCTTGCAGCTGGCGGAGCCGCCGTGTGGCTCCTCGGCAACGACCTATGGCTGGCCGTGCTGGGCCTGGTGTGGTGA
- a CDS encoding phosphoribulokinase → MSKRHPVVSVTGSSGAGTSTVKRAFEHIFKREGITPAVVEGDSYHRYERGPMKEAMATALANGENFSHFGPEANLFDKLEELFKAYGETGSGQKRYYLHSVEEAAEHNARLGTNLDPGQFTPWEAIPTGTDLLFYEGLHGGVRGESYDVAGLADLLVGVVPVVNLEWIQKIARDNKERGYSAEATVDTILRRMPDYINHICPQFSLTDINFQRVSTVDTSNPFMIREIPTPDESFVIIHFRKGAREKWGIDFAYLLDMIHDSFMSSPTSIVVNGGKMGFAMELILTPIIHRMIEEKKKLS, encoded by the coding sequence ATGTCGAAGCGGCACCCGGTTGTATCTGTCACCGGTTCCTCCGGCGCAGGCACCAGCACTGTCAAGCGCGCCTTCGAGCACATCTTCAAGCGCGAAGGAATCACACCTGCAGTGGTGGAAGGGGATAGCTACCACCGCTACGAGCGTGGCCCGATGAAAGAAGCCATGGCCACCGCCTTGGCCAATGGTGAAAACTTCTCCCACTTCGGCCCAGAAGCAAACCTGTTTGACAAGCTTGAGGAGCTGTTCAAGGCCTACGGCGAAACCGGCAGTGGCCAGAAGCGCTACTACCTGCACTCCGTTGAAGAGGCCGCCGAGCACAACGCCCGTCTCGGCACCAACCTGGATCCTGGCCAGTTCACTCCCTGGGAAGCCATCCCGACCGGCACCGACCTGCTCTTCTACGAAGGCCTGCACGGTGGGGTAAGGGGCGAGAGTTACGACGTAGCCGGCTTGGCCGATCTACTCGTGGGCGTGGTGCCGGTCGTGAACCTGGAGTGGATCCAGAAGATCGCTCGTGACAACAAGGAGCGCGGCTATTCGGCTGAGGCCACGGTGGACACGATCCTGCGCCGCATGCCGGATTACATCAACCACATCTGCCCCCAGTTCAGCCTCACGGATATCAACTTCCAGCGGGTTTCGACGGTGGACACCTCCAACCCCTTCATGATCCGGGAGATCCCCACGCCGGATGAATCCTTCGTGATCATCCACTTCCGCAAGGGGGCCCGCGAAAAGTGGGGTATCGACTTCGCCTACCTACTCGACATGATCCACGACTCGTTCATGTCGAGCCCCACCTCGATCGTGGTGAACGGCGGCAAAATGGGCTTCGCCATGGAGCTGATCCTTACGCCGATCATCCATCGCATGATCGAAGAGAAGAAGAAGCTGTCCTGA